The Spirosoma radiotolerans genome has a window encoding:
- a CDS encoding ribonucleotide-diphosphate reductase subunit beta, with translation MVQNDVIEPILEEDKGRFVLFPIKHWDIWEYYKTHEASFWTAEEIDLGQDMKDWNSLNDGERHFISHVLAFFAASDGIVNENLAVNFLSEVQYAEAKCFYGFQIMMENIHSETYSLLIDTYIKDAAEKDRLLNAIDTIPCVQKKAEWALRWIDNGSFAERLIAFAVVEGIFFSGSFCSIYWLKKRGMMPGLTFSNELISRDEGLHRDFACMLYTDHIANKLPESQIYDIIRNAVEIEQEFVADALPVSLIGMNAELMKQYIAFVADHLLTTLGMRKLYNVSNPFDFMDMISLQGKTNFFEKRVGEYQRGEVMSKFKAMKAAAQGPQGAESPVPVAVVEEPKGITFDADF, from the coding sequence ATGGTACAGAATGATGTGATCGAACCGATCTTAGAAGAAGACAAAGGCCGTTTTGTGCTGTTTCCTATCAAACACTGGGATATCTGGGAATACTATAAAACCCATGAGGCCTCGTTCTGGACTGCCGAAGAAATTGACCTCGGTCAGGACATGAAGGACTGGAATAGCCTGAATGATGGCGAACGCCATTTCATCTCGCACGTTCTGGCCTTTTTTGCCGCTTCCGATGGGATTGTCAACGAAAACCTGGCGGTCAACTTCCTGTCGGAGGTGCAATATGCCGAAGCGAAGTGTTTCTACGGATTCCAGATCATGATGGAGAATATCCACTCGGAGACGTATTCGCTGCTTATCGACACCTACATTAAAGACGCGGCCGAAAAAGACCGGCTTTTAAATGCCATCGACACGATTCCGTGTGTACAGAAAAAAGCGGAATGGGCTCTGCGCTGGATCGACAATGGTTCATTTGCCGAGCGGCTCATTGCCTTTGCCGTTGTCGAAGGCATTTTCTTCTCAGGTTCGTTCTGTTCCATCTACTGGCTAAAGAAACGGGGAATGATGCCCGGCCTGACTTTCTCGAATGAGCTTATCTCACGCGATGAAGGCTTGCACCGTGACTTTGCCTGCATGCTCTATACGGATCACATCGCCAATAAATTGCCCGAATCGCAGATTTACGATATTATCCGTAACGCGGTCGAAATTGAACAGGAATTTGTGGCCGATGCGCTACCGGTATCACTTATCGGCATGAACGCCGAATTGATGAAGCAGTACATCGCTTTTGTGGCCGATCACTTGCTTACTACTCTTGGGATGCGGAAACTTTACAATGTGTCGAATCCATTCGATTTCATGGACATGATCTCGTTGCAGGGTAAAACCAACTTCTTCGAGAAGCGGGTCGGCGAATACCAGCGTGGTGAAGTGATGTCTAAGTTTAAGGCCATGAAAGCAGCGGCCCAGGGCCCACAGGGGGCCGAAAGCCCAGTGCCTGTTGCCGTTGTTGAAGAGCCAAAAGGGATTACCTTCGACGCTGACTTTTAA
- a CDS encoding HNH endonuclease produces the protein MLVSFDSIIIGKDYSRKFLAEAWGYAAFQALARGVVTPKGDSKIILFVTAEKQGSLEQYADKLIDEYLHWEGPNDHFAESRMVNARSNGEEIHLFFRSIHHTNFIYFGKIEIVNVQLESRQPSKFIFHLNDYYADTTYKTISDYWTREQLLAVFNLYLKLPPSKLDPSNYEIKKLASLIGKSDSSVAVRLNNFAFVDPYNQQHGMIGLEEGAEQIRSIWNGFMANQEDTIYESEQIVASYQDKTLEEIYTDTAFQVSDLKGDYKIRSIKTRVNQNVFRKIILKTYSNRCAISGLNQPELLIAGHIVPWAVNKEERLNPENGICLSHLYDRAYETGLICIDTDYKVLISRRLKQEVSKDFFQRFFGHFEHKSIQLPKTYQPKKEFLEYRLTRFDK, from the coding sequence ATGCTTGTTTCTTTCGATTCAATAATTATTGGCAAAGACTATTCTCGTAAATTTTTAGCCGAAGCGTGGGGCTATGCAGCGTTTCAAGCTCTCGCTCGTGGTGTAGTAACCCCCAAGGGAGACTCTAAAATTATTTTATTTGTCACCGCTGAAAAACAAGGTTCTTTGGAACAATATGCAGATAAACTGATAGATGAATATTTACATTGGGAAGGCCCAAATGACCATTTTGCAGAAAGCCGGATGGTGAATGCACGATCTAATGGAGAAGAGATTCATTTATTTTTCAGATCAATTCACCATACTAATTTTATATATTTTGGCAAGATTGAGATAGTTAATGTACAATTAGAATCCCGGCAGCCAAGCAAATTTATATTTCACCTGAATGATTACTACGCTGACACAACTTATAAAACAATATCTGATTATTGGACACGAGAACAGCTACTTGCCGTTTTCAATTTATACCTAAAGTTACCACCAAGCAAACTTGACCCCAGTAATTATGAAATTAAGAAATTAGCGAGCTTAATTGGGAAAAGCGATAGTTCTGTTGCAGTAAGATTAAATAATTTCGCTTTTGTTGATCCATACAATCAACAACATGGCATGATTGGTTTGGAAGAGGGTGCAGAACAAATACGGTCAATATGGAATGGGTTTATGGCCAATCAAGAAGATACAATTTATGAAAGTGAACAAATCGTAGCTAGCTATCAAGATAAAACGTTAGAAGAAATCTACACTGATACTGCCTTTCAAGTGTCTGATTTAAAAGGTGACTACAAAATTAGATCTATCAAGACACGTGTTAATCAGAACGTTTTTCGGAAAATAATTTTAAAAACGTATTCAAATCGGTGTGCCATCTCGGGTCTAAACCAACCTGAGTTGTTAATTGCGGGTCATATTGTTCCTTGGGCTGTCAACAAAGAAGAAAGATTGAATCCAGAAAATGGCATCTGTTTATCACATCTATATGACCGCGCTTACGAAACCGGGTTAATTTGCATTGATACAGATTATAAAGTATTAATTTCAAGACGATTAAAACAAGAAGTTTCGAAAGACTTTTTTCAGCGATTCTTCGGTCATTTTGAACATAAGTCGATTCAGCTTCCTAAGACATACCAACCGAAAAAGGAATTCCTTGAGTATCGTTTAACCCGCTTTGACAAATGA
- the uvrA gene encoding excinuclease ABC subunit UvrA, translating into MSQPNVTEEKTTERQAGLTDIELTGYDQIEVLGAREHNLKNIDVVIPRNKLVVVTGISGSGKSSLAFDTIYAEGQRRYMESFSAYARSFIGDMERPDVDKINGLSPVISIEQKTTSKNPRSTVGTTTEIYDFLRLLYARAGEAYSYVTGRKMERQSQDQIIDTILGQYEGQKITLLAPIIRSRKGHYRELFVQIAKTGYTKVRVDGAVQDIVPKMQLDRYKIHDIEIVIDRLVPKTEDRYRLSQSIQTAMKQGKGAMQMLDGEGKLVYFSQNLMDPESGISYDEPSPNSFSFNSPYGACPVCNGLGVVEEITEESVIPDKSLSISRGAIAPLGEYRELWIFKEIEAILKKYKLNLTTPVVKFPEELLHALMHGTEEEATVPSKKYVGEDYYSFKFEGIVNFLKRQQENSTDKIQEWLKDFMVIKPCPECAGARLKKESLYFKIDQKNISELARMDISELTEWFENLESRLTDRQKIIGKEILKEIRKRIGFLLDIGLDYLTLDRPLRTLSGGEAQRIRLATQIGTQLVGVLYIMDEPSIGLHQRDNVKLIDSLKNLRDLGNTVLVVEHDKDMMLESDFILDIGPGAGRHGGQVVNQGTPNEFLKNEYLGVAGSSTTADYLSGRRAIEVPAERRKGNGKFLIIKNATGNNLKNVTLKLPLGRMVTITGVSGSGKSSLIHETLFPILNRHFFRSKREPLPFKSVDGLEHLDKVIEVDQSPIGRTPRSNPATYTGMFSEIRTLFAELPEAKIRGYKPGRFSFNVKGGRCEDCEGAGMKKIEMEFLPDVHIMCETCKGKRFNRETLEVRFKGKSIADVLDMTVEQSLDFFASQPKILRKVSTLNDVGLGYITLGQHATTLSGGEAQRVKLAEELSKKDTGKTLYILDEPTTGLHFQDIAHLLDVLNKLADKGNTVLIIEHNLDVIKVSDHLIDLGPEGGNKGGFIIAEGTPEKVAEVKGSYTGKFLKMELEG; encoded by the coding sequence ATGAGCCAACCGAACGTGACAGAAGAAAAAACGACCGAGCGTCAGGCCGGTCTTACGGATATTGAACTGACGGGATATGACCAGATCGAAGTGCTGGGTGCCCGTGAACACAACCTCAAAAACATTGACGTCGTTATTCCCCGCAACAAACTGGTCGTTGTAACGGGCATCAGTGGAAGCGGCAAATCGTCACTCGCTTTTGACACAATTTATGCTGAAGGCCAGCGCCGATACATGGAGAGCTTCTCGGCCTACGCCCGCTCGTTTATTGGCGATATGGAGCGGCCCGATGTCGACAAGATCAATGGGCTCAGCCCGGTCATTTCCATTGAGCAGAAAACAACCTCTAAGAACCCCCGCTCAACGGTCGGCACAACCACCGAGATTTACGATTTCCTGCGTTTGCTCTACGCCCGTGCTGGCGAAGCGTATTCGTATGTAACGGGTCGGAAGATGGAACGGCAGTCACAGGACCAAATCATCGACACCATTCTGGGTCAATACGAAGGGCAAAAGATAACACTTCTGGCGCCGATTATCAGAAGCCGCAAAGGGCATTACCGCGAGTTATTTGTCCAAATTGCCAAAACGGGCTATACAAAAGTTCGGGTGGATGGCGCAGTACAGGACATTGTGCCGAAGATGCAGCTTGACCGCTACAAAATCCACGATATCGAAATTGTTATCGACCGGCTCGTGCCAAAAACCGAAGATCGCTACCGGCTTAGCCAGTCGATTCAAACGGCTATGAAGCAGGGCAAAGGCGCTATGCAAATGCTGGATGGAGAAGGCAAGCTGGTCTATTTCTCGCAAAATCTGATGGACCCGGAATCGGGTATCAGCTACGACGAGCCATCACCAAATTCTTTTTCGTTCAATTCGCCCTACGGTGCTTGTCCTGTCTGTAATGGGCTGGGTGTCGTGGAGGAAATTACGGAAGAATCCGTTATTCCTGACAAATCGCTGAGTATCAGCCGTGGTGCTATTGCGCCACTGGGTGAGTACCGGGAATTATGGATATTTAAGGAGATTGAAGCGATTCTGAAAAAATATAAGCTTAACCTCACCACACCGGTTGTCAAGTTTCCAGAAGAACTCCTGCATGCATTAATGCACGGTACGGAGGAGGAAGCTACAGTACCTTCAAAGAAGTACGTTGGCGAGGATTACTACAGCTTTAAGTTTGAAGGGATTGTCAACTTCCTGAAACGGCAGCAGGAAAATAGCACCGATAAAATTCAGGAATGGCTTAAAGACTTTATGGTCATTAAGCCCTGCCCCGAGTGCGCCGGAGCCCGGCTCAAAAAGGAGTCACTCTATTTCAAAATTGACCAGAAGAACATCTCGGAACTGGCCCGCATGGACATCTCTGAGCTTACGGAATGGTTCGAGAATCTGGAAAGCCGCCTGACAGATCGCCAGAAAATCATCGGCAAGGAAATCTTGAAAGAGATTCGGAAACGCATCGGTTTTCTGCTCGACATCGGCCTCGACTACCTGACCCTCGACCGCCCACTGCGTACCTTATCGGGTGGCGAAGCCCAACGAATTCGGCTGGCCACGCAAATCGGGACCCAGTTGGTAGGTGTGCTCTACATCATGGATGAACCGAGTATCGGTCTGCACCAGCGCGACAACGTAAAACTGATCGATTCCCTGAAGAACCTGCGCGATTTGGGAAATACAGTTCTGGTCGTTGAACACGACAAGGACATGATGCTCGAGTCGGACTTCATTCTCGACATTGGCCCCGGTGCTGGTCGGCATGGTGGGCAGGTGGTCAATCAGGGAACACCCAACGAATTTTTAAAAAACGAGTATCTTGGTGTAGCGGGCAGCAGCACCACCGCTGATTACCTGAGTGGCCGTCGCGCTATTGAGGTTCCGGCCGAACGCCGGAAAGGCAACGGCAAGTTTTTAATCATTAAAAATGCAACCGGTAACAACCTCAAGAACGTAACCCTCAAGTTGCCTCTTGGACGGATGGTGACCATTACGGGTGTGTCGGGTAGTGGCAAGTCGTCATTGATTCATGAAACCTTGTTCCCCATTCTGAACCGGCACTTTTTCCGATCAAAGCGGGAGCCGCTGCCGTTTAAATCAGTGGATGGGCTGGAACATCTGGATAAAGTAATCGAGGTCGATCAGTCGCCCATTGGCCGGACTCCCCGATCCAATCCGGCTACGTACACGGGCATGTTCTCTGAAATCAGAACCTTGTTTGCGGAGTTGCCGGAAGCCAAAATTCGGGGCTATAAACCCGGTCGGTTCTCGTTCAACGTAAAAGGTGGTCGTTGTGAAGACTGTGAAGGGGCGGGTATGAAGAAAATCGAGATGGAGTTTCTTCCCGATGTTCACATCATGTGCGAAACCTGTAAGGGGAAGCGCTTCAACCGGGAAACCCTCGAAGTACGTTTCAAAGGGAAATCCATTGCCGATGTACTCGATATGACGGTTGAACAGTCGCTGGATTTTTTCGCCAGTCAGCCTAAGATTCTTCGTAAAGTATCGACATTGAACGACGTTGGCCTTGGCTATATAACCTTGGGCCAACACGCCACGACTTTGTCAGGTGGAGAGGCTCAGCGTGTAAAACTTGCCGAAGAGTTGTCCAAAAAAGATACGGGGAAGACGCTGTATATCCTTGACGAACCGACCACCGGTCTGCACTTTCAGGACATCGCGCACCTACTCGACGTGCTGAATAAGCTCGCTGATAAGGGAAATACGGTACTGATCATTGAGCACAATCTCGACGTTATCAAAGTATCGGATCACCTCATCGACCTCGGCCCCGAGGGTGGTAACAAAGGGGGCTTCATCATTGCCGAAGGCACGCCTGAGAAGGTAGCTGAGGTGAAGGGAAGCTATACGGGCAAGTTTCTGAAAATGGAATTGGAAGGATAA
- a CDS encoding metal-dependent hydrolase family protein, producing MTLSKWLIALLLVPNSLLLSAKFNTAPISHRRQEAVGYLLRPDRVFDGETVHEGWVVRVKGDKIEAVGPPASVPADGSEVVDLKGTTLMPGLIEGHSHLLLHPYNETPWDDQVLKEARSLRVARATVHAQKTLQAGFTTVRDLGTEGAEYDDVGLKQAINQGIIAGPRMIVVTKALIATGSYGPKGFGPDITVPQGAEEADGHDALIQAVRRQIGKGADAIKIYADYRWGLMAEARPTFTLDELKLIVEVARSSGRGVVAHAGTAEGMRRAILAGCETVEHGDAGTPEIFALMKKQGTALCPTLAAGDAISQYRGWKKGQDPEPERMKQKRATFKQALDAGVTICAGGDVGVFSHGDNARELVLMVDYGMKPLDVMRSVTSTNADVFHLADRGRVRAGLLADLVAVAGDPTKTITDVQRVQVVMKGGVFFKR from the coding sequence ATGACGTTGAGTAAATGGTTGATAGCCTTGTTACTTGTACCCAACAGCCTCTTGCTGTCGGCGAAATTTAATACTGCTCCTATTTCACACCGACGACAGGAGGCTGTCGGGTACCTGCTTCGGCCCGACCGTGTTTTCGATGGGGAGACCGTTCATGAAGGCTGGGTCGTACGGGTGAAAGGTGACAAGATCGAAGCAGTTGGACCGCCCGCTTCCGTACCGGCTGATGGGAGCGAAGTAGTTGATTTAAAAGGAACTACGCTCATGCCTGGTTTGATCGAAGGTCACTCGCATTTGTTGTTGCATCCGTACAACGAAACGCCCTGGGACGATCAGGTATTGAAAGAAGCCCGGTCGTTGCGGGTGGCCCGCGCAACGGTTCATGCCCAAAAAACGCTACAAGCGGGTTTTACAACCGTGCGCGATCTAGGAACCGAAGGCGCCGAATATGACGACGTCGGCTTGAAACAGGCCATCAATCAGGGCATCATTGCTGGTCCTCGCATGATTGTGGTGACAAAAGCGCTCATTGCCACGGGGAGCTATGGCCCCAAAGGATTTGGTCCTGACATTACCGTTCCGCAGGGGGCCGAAGAAGCCGATGGGCACGATGCGCTGATTCAGGCTGTTCGGCGGCAGATTGGCAAAGGAGCCGATGCCATAAAAATCTATGCCGATTACCGCTGGGGATTGATGGCCGAAGCACGCCCAACCTTTACCCTCGATGAACTAAAGCTAATTGTGGAGGTGGCCCGAAGCAGCGGCCGGGGTGTAGTGGCTCATGCTGGTACGGCCGAGGGCATGCGTCGGGCCATTCTGGCTGGCTGCGAAACCGTTGAGCATGGCGACGCCGGAACGCCCGAAATCTTTGCATTGATGAAAAAACAAGGTACTGCGCTCTGCCCTACACTGGCCGCAGGCGACGCTATTAGCCAGTATCGTGGCTGGAAAAAAGGGCAGGACCCGGAGCCTGAGCGCATGAAACAAAAGCGGGCGACGTTTAAACAAGCGTTGGATGCGGGCGTAACCATTTGTGCCGGTGGCGATGTTGGCGTGTTTAGCCACGGCGATAACGCCCGCGAACTTGTGTTGATGGTCGATTATGGAATGAAGCCACTCGATGTAATGCGCTCCGTTACGTCGACCAATGCCGATGTATTTCACCTGGCTGATCGGGGCAGGGTGCGGGCGGGTTTACTGGCCGACCTGGTGGCCGTAGCAGGTGATCCAACCAAAACAATTACCGATGTACAGCGGGTGCAAGTGGTAATGAAAGGGGGCGTTTTCTTTAAACGCTAA
- a CDS encoding citrate synthase, with amino-acid sequence MANSAELTVDGKTYSFPTLEGTEHEKAFDISNLRDQTGYVTLDRGYKNTGATKSAITFLDGELGILQYRGYSIEDLAAKASFLEVAYLLIYGELPTQEEFTTFETAIRRHTLVNEDMRKIFDGFPVKAHPMGVLASLVSAMSAFYPDLESGKDDDVDRHIIRLLAKLPTIATWSYKRALGHPINYPKNTLDYIPNFLNMMFSLPVEDYKVDPVVAEALNVLLILHADHEQNCSTSTVRLVGSSQANIYSSISAGISALWGPLHGGANQEVIEMLEDIKADGGDVSKYVEMAKNAKTTGFRLFGFGHRVYKNFDPRAKIIKKAADDVLAKLGVNDPILEIAKGLEEAALHDEYFVSRKLYPNVDFYSGIIYRALGIPTNMFTVMFAIGRLPGWIAQWKEMRETKEPIGRPRQIYTGSTLREFVPLEKR; translated from the coding sequence ATGGCAAACTCCGCTGAATTAACCGTCGATGGTAAAACGTATTCATTTCCGACCCTAGAGGGAACCGAACACGAGAAAGCCTTCGACATTTCGAACCTTCGTGATCAGACTGGCTATGTTACGTTAGACCGCGGCTATAAAAACACCGGTGCCACAAAAAGCGCCATCACATTTCTGGATGGTGAGTTAGGCATTCTGCAATATCGGGGGTATTCTATTGAAGATTTGGCCGCCAAGGCGTCGTTTCTGGAAGTTGCCTATCTATTGATTTATGGTGAACTGCCAACTCAGGAAGAGTTCACTACGTTTGAAACAGCCATTCGCCGGCATACGCTGGTGAATGAAGACATGCGGAAAATTTTTGATGGTTTTCCGGTTAAAGCGCATCCAATGGGTGTGCTGGCATCCTTGGTAAGCGCCATGAGCGCCTTCTACCCCGACCTGGAAAGTGGGAAAGACGATGATGTCGATCGACATATTATCCGTTTGCTGGCCAAACTGCCAACCATTGCTACCTGGTCGTATAAGCGGGCGCTGGGTCACCCGATCAACTATCCGAAAAACACCCTCGACTATATTCCGAACTTCCTGAATATGATGTTCTCGCTGCCCGTTGAGGACTACAAGGTTGATCCGGTCGTGGCCGAAGCGTTGAATGTGTTACTTATTCTGCATGCCGATCACGAGCAAAACTGCTCCACATCAACGGTGCGGCTTGTAGGGTCATCGCAGGCGAATATCTACTCGTCTATCTCGGCTGGCATTAGTGCGCTGTGGGGGCCGTTACACGGTGGGGCTAACCAGGAAGTAATTGAAATGCTCGAAGATATCAAAGCCGATGGCGGAGATGTTTCCAAGTATGTGGAGATGGCTAAAAATGCAAAAACAACGGGCTTCCGCCTATTTGGTTTTGGCCACCGGGTGTATAAAAACTTTGATCCACGGGCAAAAATCATCAAAAAAGCGGCCGACGATGTGCTCGCCAAGCTTGGCGTCAATGATCCGATTCTGGAAATTGCCAAGGGACTGGAAGAAGCAGCCCTTCACGACGAGTATTTCGTGTCGCGCAAGCTATACCCGAACGTCGATTTTTATTCGGGTATCATCTACCGGGCGCTGGGCATTCCAACGAACATGTTTACGGTGATGTTCGCCATCGGTCGTCTACCCGGCTGGATTGCCCAATGGAAAGAAATGCGCGAAACAAAAGAACCAATCGGTCGCCCACGCCAAATCTATACGGGTTCGACGTTGCGCGAGTTTGTACCGCTCGAAAAGCGATAG
- a CDS encoding Crp/Fnr family transcriptional regulator: MEEFINYLTTITTLNSQATNAIRAITIERRLPRKALIQTAGAVCHEFHFIVRGAARVFYYKGGEEVTAWFGFETDMVSAIDSLFTGQPTLYNVELLEDSLVYSVQYHLLESVFAQFPSVERLGR, encoded by the coding sequence GTGGAAGAATTTATTAACTACTTGACGACAATTACTACTCTAAATAGCCAGGCGACCAATGCTATCAGGGCAATTACAATAGAAAGACGGTTGCCTCGTAAAGCACTCATACAGACGGCCGGAGCAGTTTGCCACGAATTTCATTTTATAGTTCGGGGAGCTGCAAGAGTATTCTATTATAAAGGTGGTGAGGAGGTAACTGCTTGGTTTGGTTTTGAAACCGATATGGTGAGTGCTATAGATAGCCTATTTACAGGCCAGCCAACACTCTATAACGTGGAGCTCTTAGAGGATTCACTTGTGTATAGTGTTCAATATCATTTATTGGAGTCTGTGTTTGCTCAGTTTCCGTCTGTAGAACGATTAGGCCGTTAA
- a CDS encoding zinc-dependent alcohol dehydrogenase: protein MKAAVFHKPGDIRYEQFDDPTIEDSRDAIIRVTSTAICGSDLHIYDGFLPQLRPEVLGHEFMGIVEDVGSGVTNLKKGDRVVVPFTVACGKCFFCQHHQEMHCENSNKEDYGPDGGLLTEKGGGLFGYSDLYGGYNGGQAEAVRVPYADYSLRHVPEGLKDEQVLFLTDIFPTGWSSIEWGELKGGETVAIFGSGPVGLMAQKSAWLQGAGRVIAIDPLNYRLERAKRVNNVETLNPNDVDVVEALRSMTEGRGPDLCVDAVGMEASRSVLDKAKAVFNLEKGTDSVLETCFRAVRRGGIVTIVGVYGTPFDNFPLGRMFDKGVTIKQGQSQVHKNIDHLLDLVVQGKVVLDDIVSHVLPLTEISRGYDIFKNKEDDCTKVILKP from the coding sequence ATGAAAGCTGCAGTATTCCACAAACCCGGCGACATCCGGTACGAACAGTTCGATGATCCCACAATCGAAGATTCTCGCGATGCCATTATTCGCGTTACGTCTACCGCCATCTGCGGATCCGACCTTCACATCTACGACGGCTTTCTGCCCCAACTTCGACCGGAAGTACTCGGGCACGAATTTATGGGCATCGTTGAAGACGTAGGCTCGGGAGTGACTAACCTTAAAAAAGGCGACCGCGTTGTAGTACCCTTTACCGTTGCCTGCGGAAAATGTTTCTTCTGTCAGCACCACCAGGAGATGCACTGCGAAAATTCCAATAAAGAAGATTATGGTCCGGACGGTGGTTTGCTGACCGAAAAAGGCGGTGGCCTTTTCGGGTATTCCGATCTGTATGGCGGCTACAACGGTGGACAGGCCGAAGCCGTGCGCGTTCCCTACGCCGATTATAGCCTGCGCCACGTGCCGGAAGGACTGAAAGACGAACAAGTGTTGTTCCTGACCGATATTTTTCCCACGGGCTGGAGTTCCATCGAGTGGGGCGAACTTAAAGGGGGCGAGACGGTAGCCATATTCGGATCGGGCCCGGTTGGGCTGATGGCCCAGAAATCAGCCTGGTTGCAGGGTGCCGGGCGTGTGATTGCCATTGATCCGCTCAATTACCGGCTGGAACGCGCCAAACGCGTCAATAACGTCGAAACGCTTAACCCCAATGATGTCGATGTGGTAGAGGCCCTGCGCAGCATGACCGAAGGCCGTGGCCCCGATTTATGTGTGGATGCCGTGGGTATGGAAGCCAGCCGGTCAGTTCTGGATAAAGCTAAAGCAGTTTTTAATCTGGAAAAAGGAACGGATAGTGTACTCGAAACATGCTTCCGGGCCGTTCGTCGGGGTGGTATCGTGACAATTGTAGGTGTTTATGGAACCCCTTTCGACAATTTTCCACTAGGCCGAATGTTCGATAAGGGTGTGACCATCAAGCAGGGACAATCGCAGGTGCACAAAAATATCGATCATCTGCTGGACCTTGTTGTTCAGGGTAAAGTTGTGCTGGACGATATCGTTTCGCATGTGCTGCCCCTGACGGAAATCTCGCGTGGGTACGACATCTTCAAAAATAAAGAAGACGACTGTACAAAAGTTATTTTAAAACCTTAA